A portion of the Eubacterium maltosivorans genome contains these proteins:
- a CDS encoding ComF family protein gives MSESGFRAGVKAFLRETLFLPNGVCPVCKKVLFRTESYLCERCAQSLPRVIMPACKYCGKPLSEKGMDFCGDCGPLRDPVLDGGVVWLHYIGSGQKLVHSLKFGHLPQLGSWIGRQMAEAVKEKDWAEKLELVAAVPLHEKRLEERGYNQSDYLAAGLADALNLPYKREVLKRLYDTPHQIGLSREERLVNLTGAFAVSQEKNVAGKTILLVDDVNTTGSTLRECAQALKRAGARAVYTAVCAGAQ, from the coding sequence ATGTCTGAATCCGGTTTTAGGGCAGGCGTAAAGGCATTTCTAAGAGAGACCTTGTTCTTGCCAAACGGGGTCTGCCCAGTGTGCAAAAAGGTGCTTTTCAGGACAGAAAGCTATTTGTGCGAGCGCTGCGCGCAGTCTCTGCCAAGGGTAATCATGCCTGCCTGTAAATACTGCGGAAAACCGCTTTCTGAAAAGGGAATGGATTTCTGTGGTGACTGCGGACCGCTCAGAGACCCGGTGCTGGACGGTGGGGTGGTGTGGCTGCATTACATCGGCTCGGGACAGAAGCTGGTGCACAGCCTGAAATTCGGGCATTTACCCCAGCTCGGCAGCTGGATCGGCCGGCAGATGGCTGAAGCTGTTAAAGAAAAGGACTGGGCAGAAAAGCTGGAGCTGGTGGCAGCAGTTCCCCTGCACGAAAAACGTCTGGAGGAGCGCGGCTATAACCAGAGCGACTATCTGGCGGCAGGGCTGGCAGACGCCCTGAACCTGCCTTATAAAAGAGAAGTCCTGAAGCGTCTTTACGATACCCCCCATCAGATCGGATTGAGCCGTGAGGAACGCCTGGTAAACCTGACTGGCGCCTTCGCGGTCTCGCAGGAAAAGAATGTGGCTGGAAAGACCATATTGCTGGTGGATGATGTCAATACGACCGGCTCTACCCTGCGGGAGTGCGCCCAGGCGTTGAAGCGGGCAGGGGCGAGGGCGGTATATACAGCGGTCTGCGCCGGCGCGCAATAG
- a CDS encoding tyrosine-protein phosphatase, whose product MIDMHNHVLYGVDDGAQSIEDSVEMLFKAKEVGFSGVVLTPHYMCYQNFTSPVAENKKRCETLKKILERAGLELELYLGSELLYEYKLVDLIDKEEFTTLAGTPWFLVETIRHGGTAIGVQNFMQKLKERGYKAILAHPERYDFVQDDPNVLLDFMRNGVLIQCNYLSLIGYYGEPSRRTLEILLKHHMVQLMGSDAHQVEGYERYPEARVAGVALIGEEAWNRIMCRNPELLIRNEGGIAVNPIPYTEEVTSSVIGRTFL is encoded by the coding sequence ATGATTGATATGCATAACCACGTACTATACGGTGTCGATGATGGCGCCCAGAGCATTGAGGACAGTGTCGAGATGCTGTTTAAGGCGAAGGAAGTCGGCTTTTCAGGCGTTGTCCTAACGCCGCACTATATGTGCTATCAAAACTTTACCTCACCTGTGGCAGAAAATAAAAAACGCTGTGAAACCCTGAAAAAAATACTGGAGCGCGCGGGCCTGGAGCTGGAGCTCTATCTCGGCAGCGAGCTTTTATATGAGTACAAGCTGGTCGATTTAATCGATAAAGAAGAGTTTACCACCCTGGCGGGTACTCCGTGGTTTCTTGTAGAGACAATCCGGCACGGCGGCACAGCCATCGGCGTTCAGAATTTTATGCAGAAGCTTAAAGAAAGGGGCTATAAGGCTATTTTAGCCCATCCAGAACGCTATGATTTTGTTCAGGATGATCCCAACGTGCTTCTGGATTTTATGAGAAACGGCGTCCTGATCCAATGCAATTATCTGAGCCTCATCGGTTATTACGGCGAGCCCTCCAGACGCACACTTGAGATTCTGCTTAAGCATCATATGGTGCAGCTTATGGGGAGCGACGCCCATCAGGTAGAGGGCTATGAGCGTTATCCCGAGGCCAGAGTAGCCGGTGTTGCCCTTATCGGGGAAGAAGCGTGGAATCGGATCATGTGCCGTAATCCAGAACTTCTGATTAGGAATGAAGGCGGCATAGCGGTCAACCCAATCCCCTATACAGAAGAAGTGACGAGCAGCGTCATTGGGAGAACCTTCCTTTAA
- the whiA gene encoding DNA-binding protein WhiA codes for MSFSSMIKKDLSALEPESDGCARAELSGMIASTAVIEVGERSRMSLSFKTENPAVAGRIFKLMKRLYSTAPEVFIKKTRKFKEHRYYTIVLEENEKVQKVLKDTRILRHNAQGKIFFTNEVPGLFLSKQRYIKSYIRGVFLACGSISNPEKTYHLELVCRQKSYLNSLRELMEQYDIKASLITRKGSCVLYMKESESVAGFLNVIGAHKALLEIENIRIIKEMRNGVNRQVNCETANMNKTAAAAYEQIDNILLIKEKTGLHKLPKNLFEMAEVRLNYPELTIKELGEKMDPPVGKSGVYHRLKKLNQMAEELRDRGE; via the coding sequence GTGAGTTTTTCATCAATGATTAAGAAGGACCTCAGCGCTCTCGAGCCTGAATCCGATGGCTGTGCCCGTGCAGAGCTGTCTGGCATGATCGCCTCCACCGCAGTGATCGAGGTCGGTGAAAGATCGCGGATGTCCTTAAGCTTTAAAACAGAAAATCCAGCCGTGGCAGGCCGGATTTTCAAGCTCATGAAAAGGCTGTACAGCACTGCGCCAGAGGTGTTTATAAAAAAGACCAGAAAATTTAAGGAACACCGCTACTATACCATTGTTCTTGAAGAAAATGAAAAGGTGCAGAAAGTGCTGAAGGATACCCGTATTCTCAGGCATAATGCCCAGGGAAAAATTTTTTTCACCAACGAAGTCCCCGGTTTGTTTTTATCTAAGCAGCGCTATATCAAAAGCTATATCCGCGGTGTGTTTTTGGCCTGCGGCTCTATCTCAAATCCTGAGAAAACCTATCATCTCGAGCTGGTATGCCGTCAGAAAAGCTATCTGAATAGCCTTCGGGAGCTGATGGAGCAGTATGATATTAAAGCCAGCCTCATCACAAGAAAAGGAAGCTGTGTCCTCTACATGAAGGAGAGTGAGAGTGTCGCCGGATTTTTAAATGTCATCGGCGCGCACAAAGCACTGCTGGAAATTGAGAATATTCGTATTATTAAAGAAATGCGCAACGGCGTCAACCGTCAGGTCAACTGCGAGACGGCTAATATGAATAAGACAGCGGCGGCAGCCTATGAACAGATCGACAATATTTTGTTGATCAAGGAGAAAACAGGGCTGCATAAGCTGCCCAAAAACCTGTTTGAGATGGCTGAGGTCCGGCTGAACTATCCAGAGCTTACAATCAAGGAGCTGGGCGAAAAAATGGATCCGCCAGTAGGTAAATCCGGTGTTTACCACCGCTTAAAAAAGCTTAATCAAATGGCAGAGGAGCTTCGGGACAGAGGCGAGTAA
- a CDS encoding SDR family NAD(P)-dependent oxidoreductase, giving the protein MKKIFPERFKDQVIVLTGAARGIGKATALRAVKEGAKLVLADRLKKEGEEVLKAVKEEGGEAIFLCLNLSIEENARKMVEEAVRIYGQIDIAINNAGVMGNPDPVHALTKEQMDYTMANNFYSVFYSCKYELQQFMDQGKGGAIVNNASIAGLTGLPGNPAYVASKHAVNGLTKNLALDYARFGIRVNSVNPAGTDTPMVKEAYEFVVQKQKEAKASGASEQEAQSMAGQKTESMLKRDAQAEEQAASILFLASDDASHMTGEIVATDGGWTSF; this is encoded by the coding sequence ATGAAAAAAATATTCCCGGAACGTTTTAAGGATCAGGTTATCGTGCTGACAGGCGCAGCGCGTGGTATTGGAAAGGCCACAGCGTTAAGAGCTGTAAAAGAAGGCGCGAAGCTGGTCCTGGCAGACCGTCTTAAAAAGGAAGGCGAGGAAGTATTAAAAGCCGTAAAAGAGGAAGGCGGCGAAGCCATTTTCCTGTGTCTGAATCTGTCGATTGAAGAAAACGCCAGAAAAATGGTTGAAGAAGCTGTGAGAATCTACGGACAGATCGATATCGCCATTAACAACGCCGGTGTAATGGGAAATCCAGACCCTGTTCACGCCCTCACAAAGGAACAGATGGACTATACCATGGCCAACAATTTCTATTCAGTTTTTTACAGCTGTAAATATGAGCTTCAGCAGTTTATGGATCAGGGAAAAGGCGGCGCTATTGTCAATAACGCGTCCATCGCAGGCCTCACCGGCTTGCCGGGAAACCCCGCCTATGTCGCGTCAAAACATGCGGTAAACGGGCTGACCAAAAATCTGGCGTTGGATTATGCGCGTTTTGGTATCCGCGTCAATTCCGTCAATCCAGCGGGAACAGATACACCAATGGTAAAGGAAGCCTACGAATTTGTCGTACAGAAACAAAAGGAAGCAAAGGCAAGCGGCGCCTCAGAACAGGAAGCACAGTCCATGGCAGGCCAGAAAACAGAATCCATGCTCAAGCGTGACGCCCAGGCGGAGGAACAGGCGGCCTCCATCTTATTTTTAGCGTCTGACGATGCAAGCCATATGACTGGAGAAATTGTCGCTACCGACGGCGGCTGGACATCGTTTTAA
- the rapZ gene encoding RNase adapter RapZ, whose amino-acid sequence MKTIIVTGLSGAGKSQAIQILEDLGYFCVDNLPPKLIKTFIELCENTGAEIEKLALVTDIRGDIFSEAFQNSLINFKGGSRDIEMLFLEADDETLITRYQESRRKHPLTGIAGSLSESIKLEREKMSTFRQEADYVINTTDMSNKELKATLEKILQSETSEAFTQINIASFGFKYGLPMSADFVFDVRFLPNPFYKKELRSKTGEDQEVRDYVMSFEEAREFYKKVEDLIEFVIPQYRKVGKEHLEVAFGCTGGQHRSVTFAYLIEEAFRKKGYLTKISHRDITKDREAN is encoded by the coding sequence ATGAAAACTATTATCGTCACTGGTTTATCAGGAGCAGGAAAATCACAGGCCATACAGATTTTAGAAGATCTGGGCTATTTTTGTGTCGATAATCTTCCACCAAAACTGATTAAAACCTTTATTGAGCTGTGTGAGAATACTGGCGCCGAGATTGAGAAGCTGGCGCTGGTAACCGATATCCGCGGGGATATTTTCTCAGAAGCCTTTCAGAACTCCCTTATCAATTTTAAGGGCGGCAGCAGAGACATTGAAATGCTGTTTTTGGAGGCCGATGATGAGACACTAATCACCCGCTATCAGGAATCGAGGAGAAAGCACCCCCTGACAGGTATTGCCGGAAGTCTTTCCGAATCCATTAAGCTGGAAAGAGAAAAGATGAGCACCTTCAGGCAGGAAGCGGACTACGTGATTAATACAACCGATATGAGCAACAAAGAGCTGAAGGCAACGCTTGAAAAAATATTGCAGTCAGAAACAAGCGAAGCCTTTACACAGATTAACATCGCGTCCTTTGGCTTTAAATACGGGCTGCCAATGAGTGCAGATTTTGTTTTTGACGTCCGTTTTCTCCCCAATCCATTTTACAAAAAAGAACTCCGCAGCAAAACCGGTGAAGACCAGGAAGTACGTGATTATGTCATGTCCTTTGAGGAAGCGCGCGAATTCTATAAAAAGGTCGAGGACCTGATCGAATTCGTTATTCCCCAGTACAGAAAGGTCGGGAAGGAGCATCTGGAGGTTGCCTTTGGCTGTACCGGCGGCCAGCACCGCTCCGTCACCTTTGCTTACCTTATCGAGGAGGCTTTCCGGAAAAAAGGCTATCTTACTAAGATCAGCCACCGTGACATCACAAAGGACCGGGAGGCCAATTAA
- a CDS encoding LytTR family transcriptional regulator has protein sequence MKQDAVELTRMIMRKHYERDLDFVIEQMAEDIMWIGPLKSQFINGLDNFKKILEIEQGIPFQIKDDVYELVGESEEGCVVSGKYTVYNEGVQNYIMLAQQRCTFVYRRQEGRLLAIHIHVSNTADNLLAGNEKYFPFKAGRENYEYMQKLIQEKIGKEKKVCFKGLNKEEYFVDINQIIYIEAGHRKSRLQCVDKAMNIRVPIGEIETELPAQFVRIHRSYIINLDYVLNVQYREINMYDGSALPVPEKRYPQVLKTIQDYHENHSYR, from the coding sequence ATGAAACAGGATGCCGTGGAGCTGACACGTATGATTATGCGAAAGCATTACGAACGAGATCTGGATTTTGTGATTGAGCAGATGGCAGAAGATATTATGTGGATCGGTCCGCTTAAAAGCCAGTTTATTAACGGTTTGGATAACTTTAAAAAAATACTGGAGATTGAACAGGGGATTCCTTTTCAGATCAAAGACGACGTTTATGAGCTTGTTGGGGAAAGTGAGGAAGGCTGTGTTGTCAGCGGAAAGTATACCGTTTATAACGAGGGTGTCCAGAACTACATCATGCTGGCCCAGCAGCGCTGTACCTTTGTATACCGCAGACAGGAGGGCAGACTGCTCGCCATTCACATTCATGTATCCAACACCGCAGATAACCTGCTGGCCGGCAACGAGAAATACTTTCCCTTTAAAGCCGGACGCGAAAATTACGAGTACATGCAAAAGCTGATCCAGGAAAAAATCGGCAAGGAGAAAAAAGTTTGTTTTAAAGGACTGAATAAAGAAGAGTATTTTGTAGATATCAATCAGATCATTTACATTGAGGCCGGACACCGCAAAAGCAGACTGCAATGTGTTGATAAGGCCATGAATATCCGGGTGCCCATCGGTGAGATCGAGACAGAGCTGCCAGCGCAGTTTGTCAGAATCCACCGCAGCTATATCATCAATCTGGACTATGTGTTAAATGTGCAGTACCGTGAAATAAATATGTACGATGGCAGCGCCCTGCCGGTTCCAGAAAAACGCTATCCGCAGGTGCTTAAGACCATACAGGATTATCATGAGAATCATTCTTATCGTTAA
- a CDS encoding PHP domain-containing protein encodes MKLLCDMHTHTTYSHGKNTIEEMVEQARALGLRAIVISDHGRSHPMFGVRRKNFEKMRREIDALNEKYDDIEVYLSVESNITGADGSIDIGKEERQYCDWIYAGYHYGYIPASIIDVFRFAIRNYLTVVFPFMKEKTRKVNTRAYLKMMDRYELKMITHPGDKLPVDIEPIAKKAAEKGVILEINPRHSHLNSEELKIALKYNVQFAVNSDAHSIQALGQVQGAEAILKEAGVPCERIVNIEE; translated from the coding sequence ATGAAGCTACTCTGCGATATGCACACCCACACGACCTACAGCCATGGCAAAAATACCATTGAAGAAATGGTAGAGCAGGCACGTGCACTCGGCCTCCGGGCAATCGTCATTTCGGACCATGGCAGAAGCCATCCCATGTTTGGCGTGCGCAGAAAAAATTTCGAAAAAATGCGCCGGGAAATTGATGCGCTCAATGAAAAGTACGACGATATTGAGGTTTACCTTTCGGTGGAATCCAATATCACCGGAGCTGACGGCAGCATTGATATCGGAAAAGAAGAGCGGCAATACTGCGACTGGATCTATGCCGGATACCATTACGGCTACATACCAGCCAGCATAATAGACGTTTTTCGCTTTGCCATTCGAAATTATCTGACTGTGGTTTTCCCGTTTATGAAGGAGAAAACACGAAAGGTTAACACCAGAGCCTATCTGAAGATGATGGACCGATATGAGCTTAAGATGATTACCCACCCTGGCGATAAGCTGCCAGTGGACATTGAGCCCATCGCTAAAAAAGCGGCTGAAAAGGGCGTTATTCTCGAGATTAACCCGAGACACAGTCATTTGAACAGCGAGGAGCTCAAAATCGCCTTGAAGTACAACGTACAGTTTGCCGTCAACAGCGATGCGCACAGCATCCAGGCTCTTGGGCAGGTGCAGGGAGCAGAGGCCATCCTAAAAGAAGCCGGCGTTCCCTGTGAACGCATTGTCAATATTGAGGAATAA
- a CDS encoding glycogen/starch/alpha-glucan phosphorylase encodes MAITDKNTKHKVKTKEAFRKAFIKKVEEVSGEDFSESTTRHQYEALAELVMEEITAEWAVNNSRLHKMEEKQIYFFSIEFLIGRLLKAYVNNLGWDTMVEETLDELGVDYEALQAEEHDPALGNGGLGRLMACFLDSTAALGFPGHGNGIRYKYGLFEQKIINNEQVEVADIWLKNGYPFEIVKPDKAVVVKYNGDVRMEEVNGKMQFIHENYDPVLAVPYDIPVKGYRNDTVNSLRLWSAKPVEDFDLSTFNQGHFLKAMQRKSEAESISQILYPSDHGFEGKLLRLKQEYFFVCAGLKRIVRRYKKHNHGSMDGFPDKICIHINDTHPALCVPELMRILVDEEGYDWDIAWDMTIKSISFTNHTVLPEALEKWPIDMVQKLLPRVYQIIEEINRRFINDMNWFYPEQVDRNYSMAILKDGQVHMAHLAIIGSHSVNGVAELHSKILREETFKDFYAVFPDRFTSVTNGVTQRRFMMGSNPGLKTLLDDTIGTDWKKPGNMCSLEALLPHAEDAAFCKKLADIKRANKERLAKYIKETQGIILNPDSIFDVQVKRIHEYKRQLLNILHVILTYNQLRSNPNADIVPKTYILAGKAAPSYVYAKEVIRLINVVADRVNNDPLVKDKLKVVFVPNFNVSVAEIIYPAAEISEQISTAGKEASGTGNMKFMMNGALTLGTMDGANVEIAEAVGMDNIFTFGLSDTEVYNYNTHGGYRSLEVYESDSRLQEILGQLINGFFGESAGFQMIYDSLLLHNDTYFVLKDFAPYVDIQDIASNVYRDQKQWQKMSAINIAHSGIFSSDRSIEDYEKRVWKVK; translated from the coding sequence ATGGCAATTACAGATAAAAATACAAAACATAAAGTCAAGACAAAGGAGGCCTTCAGAAAGGCCTTCATTAAAAAAGTAGAAGAAGTCTCCGGTGAAGACTTCAGCGAGTCCACTACCAGGCACCAGTACGAAGCGCTGGCAGAACTGGTGATGGAAGAAATCACAGCGGAGTGGGCTGTCAATAACAGCCGTCTGCACAAAATGGAAGAAAAACAGATTTACTTTTTCTCCATCGAGTTCCTGATCGGCCGTTTGTTAAAAGCCTATGTCAATAACTTAGGCTGGGATACCATGGTTGAAGAGACCCTGGACGAGCTGGGCGTCGACTACGAAGCCCTTCAGGCCGAGGAACATGATCCAGCCCTGGGGAACGGCGGCCTTGGCCGGCTGATGGCCTGTTTCCTGGACTCTACAGCAGCTCTGGGATTTCCGGGACACGGCAATGGCATCCGCTACAAATACGGTCTTTTTGAGCAGAAAATCATTAACAACGAACAAGTAGAAGTAGCGGATATCTGGCTTAAAAACGGCTATCCCTTCGAAATCGTAAAGCCCGATAAGGCCGTTGTGGTTAAATATAACGGGGATGTGCGCATGGAAGAAGTCAATGGCAAAATGCAGTTTATCCATGAGAACTACGATCCGGTTCTGGCAGTTCCCTACGATATTCCAGTAAAGGGCTACCGCAACGACACAGTAAACTCACTGCGCTTATGGAGCGCCAAGCCTGTGGAAGACTTTGACCTCTCCACCTTTAACCAGGGGCACTTCCTCAAAGCTATGCAGCGTAAATCAGAGGCGGAATCCATCAGCCAGATCCTGTACCCCAGCGACCACGGGTTTGAGGGCAAGCTGCTGCGCCTCAAGCAGGAATATTTCTTTGTGTGCGCAGGACTCAAACGGATTGTCCGCCGTTATAAAAAGCACAACCACGGCTCAATGGACGGCTTCCCGGATAAAATATGTATCCATATTAACGACACACATCCAGCCCTCTGCGTGCCAGAGCTTATGCGAATTTTAGTTGACGAAGAAGGCTACGACTGGGATATCGCCTGGGATATGACCATTAAATCCATCAGCTTTACCAACCATACCGTCTTACCAGAAGCCCTTGAAAAATGGCCAATCGACATGGTACAAAAGCTGCTGCCGCGTGTTTACCAGATCATCGAAGAAATTAACCGCCGCTTCATAAACGATATGAACTGGTTCTACCCAGAACAGGTAGACCGCAATTACAGCATGGCGATTTTAAAGGACGGCCAGGTTCATATGGCCCATTTAGCCATCATTGGCAGCCATTCCGTCAACGGTGTGGCAGAGCTGCACAGCAAAATCCTGAGAGAAGAAACCTTTAAGGATTTTTACGCAGTATTCCCAGACCGCTTTACCTCTGTTACCAATGGGGTCACCCAGCGCCGCTTTATGATGGGCAGCAACCCAGGGCTCAAGACACTGCTGGATGATACCATTGGTACAGACTGGAAAAAGCCTGGCAATATGTGCAGCCTGGAAGCCCTGCTGCCCCATGCAGAAGACGCTGCGTTCTGTAAAAAACTGGCAGACATCAAGCGCGCCAATAAAGAACGTCTGGCGAAGTATATCAAGGAAACCCAGGGCATTATCCTGAATCCAGATTCCATTTTCGACGTACAGGTCAAGCGTATCCATGAATATAAACGTCAGCTTTTAAACATTCTGCACGTTATTCTGACCTATAATCAGCTGCGCTCAAATCCAAATGCCGATATTGTACCAAAAACCTATATACTCGCGGGTAAGGCCGCACCCTCCTACGTATATGCCAAGGAAGTGATCCGCCTGATTAACGTGGTAGCAGACCGCGTCAATAACGATCCGCTGGTTAAGGACAAGCTCAAGGTGGTTTTTGTGCCAAACTTTAACGTATCCGTGGCAGAAATTATCTACCCGGCTGCCGAAATCTCAGAACAGATTTCAACCGCAGGTAAAGAGGCCTCCGGTACCGGCAATATGAAGTTCATGATGAACGGTGCCCTCACCCTTGGCACCATGGACGGCGCCAATGTCGAAATCGCCGAGGCTGTGGGAATGGACAATATCTTTACCTTTGGCCTGTCCGATACAGAGGTGTACAATTACAATACCCACGGCGGCTACCGCTCACTGGAAGTTTACGAGTCTGATTCCCGCCTGCAGGAAATCTTAGGACAGCTGATCAACGGCTTCTTTGGTGAAAGCGCAGGGTTCCAGATGATTTACGACTCCCTGCTGCTACACAATGATACCTATTTTGTCCTGAAGGATTTTGCTCCGTATGTCGATATTCAGGATATCGCCAGCAACGTCTACAGAGACCAGAAGCAATGGCAGAAAATGTCCGCCATCAACATTGCCCATTCGGGAATCTTCTCAAGCGACCGCTCCATAGAGGATTACGAAAAACGGGTCTGGAAAGTTAAATAA
- the murB gene encoding UDP-N-acetylmuramate dehydrogenase, translated as MNKEVIKNKLMDVIAAERILCDEPMKNHISFKVGGPADFLVVPESCEEFINVLACCRKNNVPFYVMGNGTNLLVRDKGYRGVMIKTRQLCRIMVEDTSISAEPGSLLKDVAQAALEGCLTGMEFASGIPGSLGGAVVMNAGAYDGEMKDIIRSIEVVTENGEILELPIEKCRMGYRKSIVQENPWFVTGVNLLLRKGDYNTIKAKMDDLNERRRSKQPLEYPSAGSTFRRPEGYFAGKLVQDCGFKGYCVGGAQVSEKHSGFVINKDNATADDIITLIQTIQKKVKQDYGVDMRTEVIMIGE; from the coding sequence ATGAATAAAGAAGTAATCAAAAATAAACTAATGGATGTCATTGCAGCAGAAAGGATTTTATGCGATGAACCCATGAAAAACCATATTTCCTTTAAAGTAGGAGGGCCAGCGGATTTTTTGGTGGTGCCCGAGAGCTGTGAGGAATTCATAAACGTACTGGCCTGCTGCCGTAAAAACAATGTCCCTTTTTATGTAATGGGCAACGGGACCAACCTTTTAGTCAGGGATAAAGGCTACCGCGGCGTCATGATAAAAACCCGTCAGCTTTGCAGAATCATGGTAGAGGATACCAGTATCAGCGCAGAGCCAGGCTCGCTGCTTAAGGATGTCGCCCAGGCGGCCCTTGAAGGCTGCCTGACCGGTATGGAGTTTGCCTCAGGAATCCCGGGGTCACTGGGAGGGGCTGTTGTTATGAATGCCGGCGCCTACGACGGCGAAATGAAGGATATTATCCGGTCCATTGAAGTCGTGACAGAAAACGGTGAAATATTGGAGCTGCCTATTGAGAAATGCCGCATGGGCTATCGAAAAAGCATTGTTCAGGAAAACCCCTGGTTTGTCACTGGTGTAAATCTGTTGTTAAGAAAAGGGGATTACAATACCATTAAGGCAAAGATGGATGACCTGAACGAGCGCAGAAGGAGCAAGCAGCCTCTGGAATACCCCAGTGCAGGCAGCACCTTCAGACGTCCCGAAGGATATTTTGCCGGAAAGCTGGTTCAGGACTGCGGGTTTAAAGGTTACTGCGTCGGCGGCGCCCAGGTATCTGAAAAGCACAGCGGCTTTGTCATCAACAAAGACAATGCCACGGCCGACGATATTATCACCCTGATTCAGACCATTCAAAAGAAAGTAAAACAGGACTACGGTGTGGATATGCGCACCGAAGTAATCATGATAGGAGAATAA
- a CDS encoding gluconeogenesis factor YvcK family protein — protein sequence MEMKEYIREFTLKDIVTVRNPKVVALGGGTGLSVILRGLKKYTNRLTAIVTVGDDGGSSGMLRQDLGILPPGDIRNCILALADDENVMQSLFNYRFTEGGLEGHNFGNLFLAAMNGISNDFYDAVRRTSDVLQIKGRVLPVTLDDMTLNASLDNGETVVGESQIPKTACEKNCRIKKIFLKPDKIEPLEETLEAIKMADIVIIGPGSLYTSVIPNLLVGGIESAIKENRGRKFYVGNIMTQPGETDGYTQCDHIRAIEAHLKIKERRLFQYCVFNSGDLPDYVARQYQKYNSEKVEIGEMLPEYQYVTDDFIIVENGRIRHDADLLARRIFEAYVNSK from the coding sequence ATGGAAATGAAAGAATATATCAGGGAGTTTACCCTGAAGGATATCGTCACCGTCCGTAACCCCAAGGTGGTTGCGCTGGGCGGCGGTACGGGCCTGTCCGTTATACTGAGAGGACTGAAAAAGTATACCAACCGCCTTACCGCCATTGTAACAGTGGGAGACGACGGCGGCAGCTCTGGAATGCTGCGTCAGGATCTGGGCATTTTACCGCCAGGCGATATAAGAAACTGCATTCTGGCACTGGCCGACGACGAGAACGTCATGCAGTCCCTGTTCAACTACCGCTTTACAGAAGGCGGGCTGGAAGGGCACAATTTTGGAAATCTGTTTTTAGCGGCCATGAACGGTATCAGCAATGACTTTTACGACGCAGTCCGCCGTACCTCAGACGTTCTTCAGATTAAAGGCCGGGTATTGCCCGTCACACTGGACGACATGACCCTCAATGCCAGTCTGGACAACGGCGAAACCGTCGTGGGAGAATCGCAGATCCCAAAGACGGCCTGCGAAAAGAACTGCCGGATCAAAAAAATCTTTCTGAAGCCAGATAAAATCGAGCCCCTGGAAGAAACGCTCGAGGCCATCAAAATGGCGGATATTGTCATTATAGGGCCGGGGAGCCTTTATACAAGCGTTATTCCAAACCTGCTTGTGGGTGGAATCGAGTCTGCCATCAAGGAAAACAGAGGGCGTAAGTTTTATGTGGGAAACATCATGACCCAGCCTGGAGAAACCGATGGCTATACCCAGTGTGACCATATCCGCGCCATCGAAGCGCACCTGAAAATAAAAGAGCGCAGGCTTTTTCAGTACTGTGTCTTTAACAGTGGAGATCTGCCAGATTATGTGGCGCGTCAGTATCAAAAATACAATTCCGAGAAAGTGGAAATTGGAGAAATGCTGCCAGAATATCAGTATGTGACCGATGATTTTATCATCGTTGAAAATGGAAGAATCCGTCACGATGCAGATCTTCTGGCAAGACGAATTTTTGAAGCCTATGTAAACAGTAAATAA